A stretch of the Neisseria sp. DTU_2020_1000833_1_SI_GRL_NUU_006 genome encodes the following:
- a CDS encoding efflux RND transporter permease subunit → MAKFFIDRPIFAWVIAIFIIAAGIFGIQKLPISQYPSVAAPTITLRATYPGASAQVMEDSVLAVIERNMYGVEGLDYMTTSANSSGSGSVSLTFTPETNEDLAQVDVQNKLSEVLSTLPSTVQQYGVTVSKARSNFLQVVMLSSEKQSIEEMNDYAQRNIIPELQRIDGVGQVQLFGAQRAMRIWVDPKKLQNYNLSFATVTNALATQNIQISAGSIGSLPAAAGQTISATVTAQGQLSTAEEFGNIILVSNTDGSNVYLKDVAKVSLGMQDYSTSTRLNGVNTTGMAVMLSNSGNALATATAVKEKMAVLQKYFPDGMSWKVPYDTSKFVEISIEKVIHTLLEAIVLVFLVMYLFLQNIRYTLIPTIVVPISLLGGFAFISYMGMSINVLTMFAMVLVIGIVVDDAIVVVENVERIMASEGLSPKAATKKAMGRISGAVIGITAVLMSVFVPLAMFSGATGNIYKQFALTMAASIAFSAFLALTLTPALCATMLKPIQKGHHEEKKGFFGWFNKKFDSWTHGYEGWVAKVLRKTLRMMVVYIGLTVVGVFLFMRLPTSFLPTEDQGNLMLSVQLPAGATKERTDATLAQITQLAKSIPEIENIITVSGFSFSGSGQNMALGFVILKDWSERTAPGSDATSISGKLTGMMMATLKDGFGLAIVPPAIMELGTGSGLTIYLQDRNNSGHAALLAKRNELIDKMRKSGLFNPSTVRASGLEDAPQLKIDINRSAAAAQGISFSDIRTALASSLGSSYVNDFPNQGRLQRVMVQADASARMQPADILNLTVPNKSGVAVPLSTIATVSWENGMEQSVRFNGYPAMELSGSPVNGVSSGQAMTAVQQMVDDMGGGYSLEWGGQSREEAKGGSQTVVLYALAAAAVFLVLAALYESWSIPLAVILVIPLGLIGAALGVTGRNMFEALLGSIPAYANDIYFQVGFVTVMGLSAKNAILIIEFAKDLQAQGKSALEAALAAAHLRFRPIIMTSFAFILGVVPLYVASGASSASQRAIGTTVVWGMLIGTILSVFLVPLFYVVVRKFFKETAHEHEMAAKHAAEAGMIEDGKQDSDKH, encoded by the coding sequence ATGGCTAAGTTTTTTATTGACCGCCCCATTTTTGCATGGGTTATTGCGATTTTTATCATCGCAGCGGGTATTTTCGGCATTCAAAAACTGCCGATTTCCCAATATCCGTCCGTTGCTGCACCGACCATTACTTTGCGCGCTACTTATCCGGGCGCTTCTGCTCAGGTAATGGAAGACAGCGTACTGGCCGTTATCGAACGTAATATGTACGGTGTGGAAGGTTTGGACTATATGACGACTTCTGCCAATTCCAGCGGCAGCGGCAGCGTCAGTCTGACGTTTACACCGGAAACCAATGAAGATTTGGCGCAGGTAGACGTGCAGAACAAATTGTCGGAAGTGTTGTCCACATTGCCGTCTACCGTACAGCAATATGGTGTAACCGTATCTAAAGCGCGTTCCAACTTCTTGCAAGTGGTCATGCTTTCTTCTGAAAAGCAATCCATTGAGGAAATGAACGATTACGCCCAGCGCAATATCATTCCTGAACTGCAGCGTATCGACGGGGTAGGGCAGGTACAATTGTTTGGTGCGCAACGCGCCATGCGTATTTGGGTTGACCCGAAAAAACTGCAAAACTACAACCTGTCTTTTGCAACGGTAACCAACGCACTGGCTACTCAAAATATCCAAATTTCTGCAGGCTCTATCGGCTCTTTGCCGGCGGCTGCAGGTCAGACCATTTCAGCAACTGTGACGGCTCAAGGTCAGCTGAGCACTGCTGAAGAGTTTGGCAACATCATTTTGGTATCCAATACCGATGGTTCTAATGTCTATCTGAAAGACGTTGCCAAAGTCAGCTTGGGTATGCAGGACTATTCTACTTCCACACGTTTGAACGGCGTGAATACCACCGGTATGGCAGTGATGCTGTCCAACAGCGGTAACGCTTTGGCAACGGCGACTGCCGTGAAAGAAAAAATGGCAGTTTTGCAGAAGTATTTTCCAGACGGCATGAGCTGGAAAGTTCCTTACGATACTTCCAAATTTGTGGAAATTTCGATTGAGAAAGTGATCCATACGCTTTTGGAAGCCATCGTATTGGTATTCTTAGTGATGTATCTCTTCCTGCAAAACATCCGCTATACGCTGATTCCGACCATTGTTGTACCGATTTCCCTGTTGGGCGGTTTTGCCTTTATCTCATACATGGGTATGTCGATTAACGTATTGACCATGTTTGCGATGGTATTGGTGATCGGTATTGTGGTCGATGACGCGATTGTGGTCGTTGAAAACGTTGAGCGTATTATGGCGAGTGAAGGTCTGTCGCCTAAGGCTGCAACCAAAAAAGCGATGGGTCGGATTTCCGGCGCGGTGATTGGTATTACTGCCGTGTTGATGTCCGTATTTGTTCCGCTGGCAATGTTTAGCGGTGCAACAGGTAACATTTACAAACAGTTTGCCTTGACCATGGCGGCATCGATTGCATTCTCCGCATTCCTTGCCTTGACGCTGACGCCGGCATTGTGCGCCACCATGCTCAAACCGATTCAGAAGGGTCATCACGAAGAGAAAAAAGGTTTCTTCGGTTGGTTTAACAAAAAATTCGACAGCTGGACACACGGCTACGAAGGCTGGGTTGCCAAAGTCTTGCGCAAGACTTTGCGCATGATGGTTGTCTATATTGGTTTGACTGTTGTGGGCGTATTCCTGTTTATGCGTCTGCCGACTTCCTTCTTGCCGACTGAAGACCAAGGTAACTTGATGTTGAGCGTACAGCTGCCTGCCGGCGCGACCAAAGAGCGTACCGATGCAACTTTGGCTCAAATCACTCAGCTGGCAAAATCTATACCTGAGATTGAGAACATCATTACCGTTTCCGGCTTCAGTTTTTCAGGTTCCGGTCAAAACATGGCTTTGGGCTTTGTCATTCTGAAAGACTGGAGCGAACGTACTGCCCCGGGCAGCGATGCGACTTCTATTTCCGGTAAGTTGACCGGCATGATGATGGCTACGCTGAAAGACGGTTTCGGTTTGGCGATTGTGCCTCCAGCCATTATGGAATTGGGTACAGGCTCCGGCTTGACGATTTACCTGCAAGACCGTAACAACAGCGGCCATGCTGCATTGTTGGCCAAGCGCAATGAGTTGATTGACAAAATGCGCAAAAGCGGTTTGTTTAACCCAAGTACCGTTCGTGCGAGCGGTTTGGAAGATGCGCCTCAGTTGAAAATCGACATCAACCGCTCTGCAGCAGCCGCACAAGGTATTTCGTTCTCTGATATCCGTACTGCTTTGGCTTCCTCTTTGGGTTCGTCTTATGTCAACGACTTCCCAAATCAAGGACGTCTGCAACGCGTGATGGTACAAGCTGATGCGAGTGCCCGTATGCAGCCTGCCGATATTCTGAACCTGACCGTGCCGAACAAATCCGGCGTTGCTGTACCGCTTTCTACCATTGCTACTGTTTCTTGGGAAAACGGTATGGAACAAAGCGTCCGCTTCAATGGTTATCCGGCAATGGAGCTTTCCGGCTCGCCTGTTAATGGCGTATCTTCCGGTCAGGCCATGACTGCGGTACAGCAAATGGTTGATGACATGGGCGGCGGTTACAGTCTGGAATGGGGAGGCCAGTCTCGTGAAGAGGCTAAAGGCGGCTCGCAAACTGTCGTATTGTACGCATTGGCCGCTGCCGCTGTATTCTTGGTATTGGCTGCTTTGTACGAAAGCTGGTCTATCCCGTTGGCGGTTATCCTTGTGATTCCGTTGGGCTTGATTGGCGCGGCATTGGGTGTGACTGGCCGTAACATGTTTGAAGCATTACTGGGCAGTATTCCGGCATACGCCAACGATATCTACTTCCAAGTCGGTTTCGTTACGGTGATGGGTTTGAGTGCGAAAAACGCGATTTTGATTATCGAGTTTGCCAAAGACCTGCAAGCGCAAGGCAAGAGCGCGCTTGAAGCTGCGCTTGCCGCCGCACACTTGCGTTTCCGTCCGATTATCATGACTTCGTTTGCCTTCATCTTGGGCGTGGTACCGCTTTATGTTGCCAGCGGTGCCAGCTCCGCCAGCCAACGTGCGATTGGTACGACCGTGGTCTGGGGTATGTTGATCGGTACGATTCTGTCTGTGTTCCTTGTGCCTTTGTTCTATGTGGTTGTGCGCAAATTCTTTAAAGAAACCGCACACGAGCATGAGATGGCCGCCAAACACGCCGCTGAAGCCGGCATGATTGAAGACGGTAAACAAGATTCAGACAAGCACTAA
- a CDS encoding FadR/GntR family transcriptional regulator, with the protein MTKLVRPQKISDQILSILEERIAAGIYEEGGKIPPERTLAEEFGVSRPSVRVALNILIARQVLEARQGDGYYVSVKPQQDFLQSWQELLGKHSNWETDVFDFSCHIEGCMASLAAERRTDADLKRIDFWRQKFESACESGHLEHQSEADVSFHQTIADAAHNILFSHLSGGLLKMLYRQTRSSIIYSNQTEDPRPKLIAQHRAIYEAILERRPADAAEAAKIHLNYVANSILQNREYKSRNEHADTLAQKDLKRVQDW; encoded by the coding sequence ATGACAAAACTGGTTCGTCCACAAAAAATCAGCGACCAAATATTGTCGATATTGGAGGAACGCATCGCGGCGGGCATTTACGAAGAAGGCGGCAAAATCCCGCCCGAGCGCACGTTGGCGGAAGAATTCGGCGTATCGCGCCCGTCGGTCAGGGTCGCGCTCAACATCCTGATTGCGCGGCAGGTTTTGGAAGCGCGTCAGGGCGACGGCTATTACGTTTCCGTCAAACCGCAGCAGGATTTCCTCCAAAGCTGGCAAGAATTGCTCGGCAAACATTCCAACTGGGAAACCGACGTTTTCGATTTCAGCTGCCACATCGAAGGCTGCATGGCGTCGCTGGCTGCCGAGAGGCGCACCGATGCCGATTTGAAACGGATTGATTTTTGGCGGCAAAAATTCGAATCCGCCTGCGAAAGCGGCCATCTGGAACATCAAAGCGAAGCCGACGTAAGCTTTCACCAAACCATCGCCGATGCCGCACACAATATCCTCTTCAGCCACCTCTCCGGCGGCCTGCTCAAAATGCTCTACCGCCAGACGCGCAGCAGCATCATCTATTCCAACCAAACCGAAGACCCGCGCCCCAAGCTGATCGCGCAACACCGCGCCATCTACGAAGCCATCTTGGAACGCCGCCCCGCCGATGCCGCCGAAGCCGCCAAAATACACTTAAACTACGTCGCCAACAGCATCTTGCAAAACAGGGAATACAAAAGCCGCAACGAACACGCCGACACGCTGGCGCAGAAAGACTTGAAGCGGGTGCAGGACTGGTAA
- a CDS encoding TetR family transcriptional regulator: protein MRKTKTEALKTKEHLMLAALETFHQKGIARTSLNEIAQAAGVTRGALYWHFKNKEDLFDALFQRICDDIENCMHQDAADSDEQEWSLFRRTLMHFFTRLQTNDIHYKFHSILFLKCEHTEQNAAVIDIADKHQAIWREKITEVLTKSIAQHALSEDLDTDMAVIFIKSMLDGLIWRWLSSDKSFDLAQTAPRMIDILLDNLKNHPQLRKQK, encoded by the coding sequence ATGCGGAAAACCAAAACCGAAGCTCTTAAAACCAAAGAACATTTAATGCTCGCCGCGCTGGAAACCTTCCACCAAAAAGGCATCGCGCGCACTTCGCTCAACGAAATCGCCCAGGCCGCCGGCGTGACGCGTGGCGCGTTGTACTGGCATTTCAAAAACAAAGAAGACTTGTTCGACGCCCTCTTCCAGCGCATTTGCGACGACATCGAAAACTGTATGCATCAGGACGCGGCCGATAGCGATGAACAAGAATGGTCGCTTTTCCGCCGCACCTTGATGCACTTTTTCACGCGCCTGCAAACCAACGACATCCACTATAAATTCCACAGCATCCTGTTTTTAAAATGCGAACACACCGAGCAGAACGCCGCGGTCATCGACATTGCGGATAAACATCAAGCGATTTGGCGCGAGAAAATTACCGAAGTACTGACCAAATCCATTGCCCAACATGCCTTATCCGAAGATTTGGATACCGACATGGCGGTCATCTTCATCAAATCGATGCTGGACGGTCTGATTTGGCGTTGGCTCTCGTCCGACAAAAGTTTCGACCTTGCCCAAACCGCACCGCGCATGATTGACATCCTCTTGGACAATCTGAAAAACCACCCGCAACTGCGTAAGCAAAAATAA
- the serB gene encoding phosphoserine phosphatase SerB has protein sequence MPHALVLQFPSAEALPSALLARLPEPDYADEKCMRFIVEEGFSLSGADAALLDSRQIDHAVLPDRAFGELGLIVSDMDSTLITIECVDEIAAGVGLKDRVAEITERSMRGELDFEQSLRSRVALLAGLDEQVLAEVYENVLQLSPGAEFLLDGCKAHGVKFMLVSGGFTFFTERLQQRLGFEYQHANVLEIENGKLTGRLKGRIIDAQAKADLLREYRDRLGLQPHQVLAMGDGANDIPMLKEAGVGVAYRAKPKAQTVADACINFGGLERVRGWFK, from the coding sequence ATGCCGCACGCCCTCGTCCTCCAATTCCCCTCCGCCGAAGCCCTGCCTTCCGCCCTCCTTGCCCGCCTGCCCGAGCCTGATTACGCCGATGAAAAGTGTATGCGTTTCATCGTTGAAGAAGGGTTTTCTTTAAGCGGGGCAGACGCGGCGTTGCTGGACAGCCGTCAAATCGACCACGCCGTGTTGCCCGATAGGGCGTTCGGCGAACTCGGGCTGATTGTCAGCGATATGGATTCGACGCTGATTACCATTGAATGCGTCGATGAAATTGCGGCGGGTGTCGGCTTGAAAGACCGCGTGGCGGAAATTACCGAACGCTCGATGCGCGGCGAATTGGATTTCGAGCAGTCTTTGCGCAGCCGCGTCGCCCTGTTGGCGGGATTGGACGAACAGGTTTTGGCAGAGGTTTATGAAAACGTTTTGCAGCTCTCGCCCGGCGCGGAATTTTTGTTGGACGGATGTAAGGCGCACGGCGTGAAATTCATGCTGGTGTCGGGCGGGTTCACGTTTTTCACCGAAAGGCTGCAACAACGCCTCGGCTTCGAATACCAACACGCCAATGTTTTGGAAATTGAAAACGGCAAGCTGACAGGTCGTCTGAAAGGCAGAATCATCGACGCGCAGGCAAAGGCGGATTTATTGCGCGAATACCGCGACCGCCTCGGATTGCAGCCGCATCAGGTGTTGGCAATGGGCGACGGTGCGAACGATATTCCGATGCTCAAAGAAGCCGGCGTAGGCGTGGCTTACCGCGCCAAACCGAAAGCGCAGACAGTCGCCGATGCCTGCATCAACTTCGGCGGACTGGAGCGCGTCAGGGGTTGGTTTAAATAA
- a CDS encoding efflux RND transporter periplasmic adaptor subunit, which translates to MTFYASKVKSMTAIAAAIALALSACGKGGDTAKGEAGGAGQQAAAQQAPAPVVGVVTVHPETIALTTELPGRLESLRTADVRAQVGGIIQKRLFQEGSYVRAGQPLYQIDSSTYEANLESSRAQLASAQATLAKANADLARYKPLVAADAISKQDYDAAVTAKRSAEASVKAAQAAIKSAGINLNRARITAPISGFIGQSKVSEGTLLNAGDTTVLATIRQTNPMYVNITQSATEVMKLRQQVAEGKLSGVDGAIEVGIKFDNGEVYPHKGRLLFSDPSVNETTGQITLRASVPNDKNILMPGLYVRVLMDQVAVANAFVVPQQAVTRGTKDTVTIVNAKGEMESREVTVARQQGTNWVITSGLNDGDKVVVDGTSIAAMMGAKKVTPKEWTPAGSAAEAAPKAASEAKKDVQTTSEAKAASEAK; encoded by the coding sequence ATGACTTTTTATGCTTCTAAGGTGAAAAGCATGACGGCAATCGCTGCCGCTATTGCGCTGGCTCTTTCGGCGTGCGGTAAAGGTGGTGATACGGCGAAAGGCGAAGCGGGCGGAGCAGGGCAGCAGGCAGCGGCACAGCAGGCTCCCGCTCCTGTGGTCGGTGTCGTTACCGTCCATCCTGAAACTATCGCGTTGACGACCGAGCTGCCGGGACGTTTGGAGTCGCTGCGTACTGCGGATGTCCGCGCGCAAGTCGGCGGTATCATCCAAAAACGCCTGTTCCAAGAGGGCAGCTATGTCCGCGCCGGGCAGCCGCTTTACCAAATCGACAGCTCCACCTATGAAGCAAATCTGGAAAGCTCGCGCGCCCAGTTGGCAAGCGCGCAGGCAACTCTTGCTAAAGCCAATGCCGACTTGGCGCGTTACAAACCGCTGGTTGCCGCCGATGCCATCAGCAAACAGGACTACGATGCGGCGGTAACGGCGAAACGTTCAGCCGAAGCAAGCGTTAAAGCGGCTCAGGCGGCGATTAAATCTGCCGGTATCAATCTGAACAGGGCGCGTATTACCGCGCCGATTTCCGGTTTCATCGGTCAGTCCAAAGTATCCGAAGGTACGCTGCTGAACGCGGGTGATACGACCGTACTGGCGACCATCCGCCAAACCAATCCTATGTATGTGAACATTACTCAATCCGCGACCGAAGTGATGAAGCTGCGCCAACAGGTTGCCGAGGGCAAGTTGTCGGGCGTTGACGGCGCGATTGAAGTGGGCATCAAGTTCGATAACGGCGAAGTTTATCCGCACAAAGGCCGTTTGCTGTTCTCCGATCCGTCTGTGAACGAAACAACCGGACAAATCACGCTGCGTGCGTCAGTGCCGAACGACAAAAATATCCTGATGCCCGGTCTTTATGTGCGCGTCCTGATGGATCAGGTAGCTGTTGCTAATGCCTTTGTCGTACCGCAGCAGGCAGTAACGCGCGGTACGAAAGATACTGTAACGATTGTGAACGCCAAAGGCGAAATGGAGTCGCGCGAGGTAACAGTCGCCCGGCAGCAGGGAACCAATTGGGTTATTACTTCTGGTTTGAACGACGGCGACAAAGTCGTTGTGGACGGCACCAGCATTGCCGCCATGATGGGTGCGAAAAAGGTTACGCCTAAAGAATGGACGCCTGCCGGAAGTGCTGCAGAAGCCGCGCCCAAAGCTGCTTCTGAAGCGAAAAAAGACGTTCAGACGACCTCTGAAGCTAAAGCTGCATCTGAAGCCAAATAA
- a CDS encoding PHP domain-containing protein, with translation MIDLHCHSTVSDGMLSPTEVVRLAHQNGCTLLALTDHDHTGGIAEARAEADKLGLRFVNGVEISVTWRGRTIHVVGLDFDEQDENLQNLLAQVRQGRLKRLEAIAAKLEKKGIGGAYDGALALAANKGMVSRTHIAEFLIRAGHVKNKQQAFTKYLGDGKSCAVRHEWATLADCVSAVNGAGGMAVIAHPMRYDLSATAKRNLFEEFKNLGGVGIEVHSGNCCKNDRLNYALLAERFGMLASAGSDFHRLNDFSGGILGACPELPENCKPVWEHFKRV, from the coding sequence ATGATAGACCTGCACTGCCATTCCACCGTTTCCGACGGTATGCTCTCCCCTACCGAAGTCGTGCGCCTTGCGCATCAAAACGGCTGCACGCTGCTGGCGCTGACCGACCACGACCACACCGGCGGCATCGCCGAAGCGCGCGCCGAAGCCGATAAGCTCGGGCTGCGTTTCGTTAACGGCGTGGAAATCTCCGTAACTTGGCGCGGGCGCACCATACACGTTGTCGGTTTGGATTTCGACGAACAGGACGAAAATCTGCAAAACTTGTTGGCGCAAGTACGGCAAGGTCGTCTGAAACGCCTCGAAGCCATCGCCGCCAAGCTCGAAAAGAAAGGCATCGGCGGCGCATACGACGGCGCGCTCGCGCTGGCGGCAAACAAAGGAATGGTCAGCCGTACCCACATCGCCGAGTTCCTCATCCGAGCGGGACACGTCAAAAACAAACAGCAGGCGTTCACCAAATACTTGGGCGACGGCAAATCCTGCGCCGTCCGCCACGAATGGGCGACGCTGGCAGACTGCGTCTCCGCCGTCAACGGCGCAGGCGGCATGGCAGTCATCGCCCACCCCATGCGCTACGATTTGTCCGCCACCGCCAAGCGCAATCTGTTTGAAGAATTTAAAAATCTCGGCGGCGTCGGCATCGAAGTCCACAGCGGCAACTGCTGCAAAAACGACCGCCTCAACTACGCGCTGCTGGCAGAACGCTTCGGCATGCTCGCCAGCGCGGGCAGCGACTTCCACCGCTTAAACGATTTCAGCGGCGGTATCCTCGGCGCATGCCCCGAACTGCCGGAAAACTGCAAACCGGTTTGGGAACATTTCAAAAGGGTTTAA
- a CDS encoding TonB-dependent copper receptor has product MKHQLLLLPIALAVSQAWADTDPVPEETVILSPVTVTGTQQQKANSVTFNPKAALQPLPAGDGADLLQSVPNMSIIRKGGSSGDPLFRGLGGSRLSINADDQFIYGGCSMRMDPPTAYIHPNSFDKVVVTKGPQTVTQGMGLVSGSVQFIRKDPDFSEKSYNINASLTAGSNDRRDGSLEAEFGGKYGYVRSNISHNEAGDYKDGSGKRVHSHFKRDSQMLQLGITPTENTTIAGTYERSRAKVAYADRMMDGSKFDRDAWNVRFTQRNLTPWFSELELRYGESEIDHVMDTYSLRTIRNPAGKQIKNANNPKRNTDTGRLKATFDWDKLNLQTGLDYLDDVHVVRNEHGGDGYRHKPFMPNQSFKQWGVFTEAAWQQTDKQRWVAGLRHDRVKADYDSADVTDPALKHQKFNLNSGFLRWERDTDNGLKYYAGFGIAERSPDYWERLRAKKKIIHPEQNRQIDAGIIWKRPNLHASVSVFGSDVKNFIILERQGTDLGVRNVKASRFGGEAEVKWTFAPNWEIGSSLAYTHGKNRTDSKPLAQTPPLEWNNTLAFDNGKFSAGALWRVVAKQNRYSKGQGNIVGQDIGASSGFGVLSLNAGWKFSKYATLQAGIDNVFNKTYAEFVSKGGDPSAGTQTLRVNEPGRTAWLRLQAKF; this is encoded by the coding sequence ATGAAACACCAGCTACTCCTTCTGCCGATTGCCTTAGCCGTATCCCAGGCTTGGGCGGACACAGACCCCGTTCCCGAAGAAACTGTTATCCTTTCCCCCGTTACCGTCACCGGCACACAACAACAAAAAGCCAATAGCGTTACTTTCAACCCCAAAGCTGCTTTGCAACCCCTCCCTGCCGGAGACGGTGCGGACCTTTTACAATCCGTGCCCAACATGAGCATCATCCGCAAAGGCGGAAGCTCAGGCGATCCATTGTTCCGCGGTTTGGGCGGTTCGCGCCTATCGATTAACGCCGACGACCAGTTTATTTACGGCGGCTGCAGCATGCGTATGGACCCGCCGACTGCCTACATCCACCCGAATTCTTTCGACAAAGTCGTCGTTACCAAAGGCCCGCAAACCGTAACCCAAGGCATGGGTTTGGTCAGCGGCTCGGTACAATTCATCCGCAAAGACCCTGATTTCAGCGAAAAATCTTACAACATCAATGCCTCCCTGACCGCAGGCAGCAACGACCGCCGCGACGGCTCGCTTGAAGCCGAGTTCGGCGGCAAATACGGCTACGTCCGCAGCAATATTTCCCACAACGAGGCCGGCGACTACAAAGACGGCTCAGGCAAACGCGTCCACTCCCATTTCAAACGCGACAGCCAAATGCTGCAACTGGGCATCACCCCGACCGAAAACACCACCATCGCCGGCACATACGAACGCAGCAGGGCCAAGGTCGCCTACGCCGACCGCATGATGGACGGCAGCAAATTCGACCGCGACGCATGGAACGTCCGCTTTACCCAACGCAACCTCACCCCTTGGTTCAGCGAACTCGAATTGCGCTACGGTGAAAGCGAAATCGACCACGTCATGGACACATACAGCCTGCGCACCATCCGCAATCCGGCAGGCAAACAGATTAAAAACGCCAACAACCCCAAACGCAACACCGACACGGGTCGTCTGAAAGCCACCTTCGATTGGGACAAACTCAATCTGCAAACAGGTCTGGACTATCTGGACGACGTCCATGTCGTGCGCAATGAGCACGGCGGTGACGGCTACCGCCACAAGCCTTTTATGCCCAACCAAAGTTTCAAACAATGGGGCGTTTTCACCGAAGCCGCTTGGCAGCAAACCGACAAACAACGTTGGGTAGCAGGCTTGCGCCACGACCGTGTCAAAGCGGATTATGATTCCGCAGACGTAACCGATCCCGCTTTGAAACATCAGAAATTCAACTTGAATTCCGGTTTCTTACGTTGGGAACGTGATACAGATAACGGCTTGAAATACTACGCCGGATTCGGTATCGCCGAACGCTCGCCCGACTACTGGGAACGTCTGCGCGCCAAAAAGAAAATCATCCATCCCGAACAAAACCGCCAAATCGATGCGGGCATCATCTGGAAACGTCCTAACCTCCATGCCTCCGTGTCCGTATTCGGCAGCGATGTCAAAAATTTCATCATACTCGAACGCCAAGGCACGGATTTAGGTGTACGCAACGTTAAAGCCTCGCGTTTCGGCGGCGAAGCCGAAGTCAAATGGACGTTTGCACCCAATTGGGAAATCGGCAGCAGCCTCGCCTACACCCACGGCAAAAACCGTACCGACAGCAAACCTTTGGCGCAAACTCCACCGCTCGAGTGGAACAACACCCTCGCCTTTGACAACGGCAAATTCAGCGCAGGTGCGTTATGGCGCGTCGTGGCGAAACAAAACCGTTACAGCAAAGGTCAAGGCAATATCGTCGGTCAGGACATCGGCGCATCTTCCGGCTTCGGTGTACTCTCGCTCAATGCCGGCTGGAAATTCAGCAAATACGCCACCTTGCAGGCCGGTATAGACAACGTGTTCAACAAAACCTATGCCGAATTCGTCAGCAAAGGCGGCGACCCTTCAGCAGGCACGCAAACCCTGCGCGTCAACGAACCCGGCCGTACCGCTTGGTTGAGGTTGCAAGCGAAATTCTGA